A portion of the Blastochloris tepida genome contains these proteins:
- a CDS encoding DUF3971 domain-containing protein, translating into MRARFAGLRGWGRRALSWLPDIRRRPRLVAACLSVILVVVAASYTLPWLLRGPLLGQALPWIESSLAKRLGEGYAVSIGAAEGGEDADGLTLLKLHDLTVHGPDGRTVATVPLTEIALEFSGLLGQPNPRRIEMSGAEMLIAIEGGSATLSARPAGQPPQETAPRQPPARPALAVPTTADDIAKPALLAPLVGILEGIERDGFGGLGLSSIGLKNGTLVVDDAGKGRQWRFDNIALSLSRPSEGGVAVTLASGGADGPWSVTATISHEAAEVRALDLVGRDLSPKDLLLAFGLADADLHADSALDVMMRARVARDGTLLAGDAKFRAGAGQIGPRDEPESRLVIDEASADFHWDAQRRTIAIEPVVVQTSQNRTMLSAAVVPPETAEGAWTWRVVRGRMELATERPRDPPLILDRISAYGRIEPAAGIVAIDKVEIGGSTVAAAATATLITAGPNPSLQLGLTGSRMPVHVVKRLWPPVVAPGARAWIMKNVISGTLERGDIAVNSPLDALMNKQLPLPDAGLRAEFVLSDGVVKAVEGLPPLRDFSANAVLTGRTANVTIPRASIESSGRRLELSDGLFEVPDTFPKGAPTNIRFRADGQADALAELMQSDLMRAQGAPQLDPQTTRGAVTVHTQVSLPLIRDVPRSAVSYSLDAQLTGFGADKQVRGQRVEGATIKVTASSKDGVMFKGDGKVGGAPISFEVRQPRPDADTEVRFQTTLDDSARTKFGIDGPAGVLTGSLSLKAQGRMGERESRLAVETDLKDVAITDLVPGWVKPKGKPAKASFTVTEKSGTSVRFDDLVLEGSGALVKGTIELDGSGDPVSVNLPTFQLSDGDRAALKLDRSSDGVLRIALRGDVFDGRGLLKSMLAGPSVSAAASRQRARPRDLDVESKLGVIVGLNGETARQLDFRMTRRNGELRAFALTARIGGEASVKADLRALEGARTAIVAHSTDAGALLRFVDVYTKVSGGQFWMVIDPPSADGLGPQEGVLNLANFAVRDAGVDKLIASAPAEPQRPEGRSGGRQGSSPVNFTKMRVEFVRAPSRITISEGVIWGPQIGATVEGQIDYGRNEIGLRGTFVPAYGLNNLFARIPIVGLFMGGPNEGLLGVTYEVVGSPSAPTLRINPISAVAPGFLRKLFEFRGAPDKPPADLVTR; encoded by the coding sequence CTACACCCTGCCATGGCTGTTGCGCGGGCCGCTGCTCGGTCAGGCGCTGCCTTGGATCGAGAGCTCGCTCGCCAAGCGGCTCGGCGAGGGCTACGCGGTCTCGATCGGCGCCGCCGAGGGTGGCGAGGATGCCGATGGGCTGACGCTGCTCAAGCTGCACGATCTGACCGTGCATGGCCCCGATGGCCGCACTGTCGCCACCGTGCCGCTGACCGAGATCGCGCTGGAGTTCAGCGGGCTTCTGGGGCAGCCCAATCCCCGCCGCATCGAGATGTCGGGAGCCGAGATGCTGATCGCCATCGAGGGCGGCTCGGCAACACTGTCGGCGCGTCCGGCCGGCCAGCCGCCGCAGGAGACGGCGCCGCGCCAGCCGCCGGCCCGGCCGGCGCTGGCAGTCCCCACCACGGCCGACGACATCGCCAAGCCGGCGCTGCTGGCGCCGCTGGTCGGCATCCTGGAAGGGATCGAGCGCGACGGCTTCGGCGGGCTCGGCCTGTCGTCGATCGGCCTGAAGAACGGCACGCTGGTGGTGGATGACGCCGGCAAGGGCCGGCAGTGGCGGTTCGACAACATCGCCCTGTCGCTCAGCCGGCCGAGCGAGGGCGGGGTTGCGGTTACCCTCGCCTCGGGCGGCGCGGACGGGCCGTGGTCGGTCACCGCCACCATCAGCCATGAGGCCGCGGAGGTGAGGGCGCTCGATCTCGTCGGGCGCGACCTGTCGCCCAAGGACCTGCTGCTGGCGTTCGGCCTCGCCGATGCCGACCTGCATGCCGATTCCGCGCTCGATGTCATGATGCGGGCGCGGGTTGCGCGCGACGGTACCCTGCTTGCCGGCGACGCCAAGTTCCGGGCCGGCGCCGGTCAGATCGGGCCGCGCGACGAGCCCGAAAGCCGGCTGGTGATCGACGAGGCGAGCGCCGATTTCCATTGGGACGCCCAGCGCCGCACCATCGCCATCGAGCCGGTGGTGGTCCAGACCAGCCAGAACCGCACCATGCTGTCGGCGGCGGTGGTGCCGCCGGAGACCGCCGAGGGGGCGTGGACGTGGCGGGTGGTGCGCGGCCGGATGGAACTGGCGACCGAGCGCCCGCGCGATCCGCCGCTGATCCTGGACCGCATCAGCGCCTACGGCCGGATCGAACCGGCGGCCGGCATTGTCGCCATCGACAAGGTCGAGATCGGCGGCTCGACGGTGGCGGCGGCGGCCACCGCCACGCTGATCACCGCCGGTCCGAATCCCTCCCTCCAACTCGGCCTCACCGGCAGCCGGATGCCGGTGCATGTGGTCAAGCGGCTGTGGCCGCCGGTGGTGGCACCCGGCGCCCGCGCCTGGATCATGAAGAACGTGATCTCCGGCACGCTGGAGCGCGGTGACATCGCGGTCAATTCGCCGCTGGACGCGCTGATGAACAAGCAGCTTCCGCTGCCGGACGCCGGCCTTCGCGCCGAATTCGTGCTGTCGGACGGCGTGGTCAAGGCGGTGGAGGGGCTGCCGCCCCTGCGCGACTTCAGCGCCAATGCCGTCCTCACCGGCCGCACCGCCAATGTCACCATCCCGCGCGCCTCCATCGAATCGTCGGGCCGCCGCCTCGAACTCTCGGACGGCCTGTTCGAGGTTCCCGACACCTTCCCAAAGGGAGCGCCGACCAATATCCGCTTCCGCGCCGACGGGCAGGCGGACGCGCTGGCCGAACTGATGCAGTCCGACCTGATGCGGGCCCAGGGCGCACCGCAGCTCGACCCGCAGACCACCCGCGGCGCTGTCACGGTGCACACCCAGGTGTCGCTGCCGCTGATCCGCGACGTGCCGCGCAGCGCCGTGAGCTACAGCCTCGATGCCCAGCTCACCGGGTTCGGCGCCGACAAGCAGGTGCGTGGCCAGCGCGTGGAAGGCGCGACGATCAAGGTCACGGCCAGCTCCAAGGACGGCGTGATGTTCAAGGGCGACGGCAAGGTGGGCGGCGCGCCGATCAGCTTCGAGGTCCGCCAGCCCCGGCCGGACGCCGATACCGAGGTGCGCTTCCAGACCACCCTCGACGATTCGGCACGCACCAAGTTCGGCATCGACGGCCCGGCGGGCGTGCTCACCGGATCGCTGTCGCTCAAGGCGCAGGGCAGGATGGGCGAGCGCGAAAGCCGCCTTGCCGTCGAGACCGACCTCAAGGATGTCGCGATCACCGATCTGGTTCCGGGCTGGGTGAAGCCGAAGGGCAAGCCGGCCAAGGCGTCCTTCACCGTCACCGAGAAGTCCGGCACCTCGGTGCGGTTCGACGATCTGGTGCTGGAGGGCAGCGGCGCGCTGGTCAAGGGCACGATCGAGCTCGACGGGTCCGGCGATCCGGTGTCGGTGAACCTGCCGACCTTCCAGCTCTCGGACGGCGATCGGGCGGCACTCAAGCTCGACCGCAGCAGCGACGGCGTGCTGCGCATCGCGCTGCGCGGGGACGTGTTCGACGGGCGCGGGCTGCTCAAGTCGATGCTGGCCGGCCCGTCGGTGTCGGCTGCGGCTTCGCGCCAGCGCGCCCGCCCGCGCGACCTCGACGTCGAATCCAAGCTCGGCGTCATCGTCGGCCTGAACGGCGAGACCGCGCGCCAGCTCGATTTCCGCATGACGCGGCGCAATGGCGAGCTGCGCGCCTTCGCGCTCACCGCGCGCATCGGCGGCGAAGCCTCGGTCAAGGCCGACCTGCGGGCGCTGGAAGGGGCGCGCACCGCCATCGTCGCCCATTCCACCGATGCCGGGGCGCTGCTGCGTTTCGTCGATGTCTACACCAAGGTCTCCGGCGGCCAGTTCTGGATGGTCATCGATCCGCCATCCGCCGACGGGCTCGGCCCGCAGGAGGGCGTGCTCAACCTCGCCAATTTCGCGGTACGGGATGCCGGGGTCGACAAGCTCATCGCCTCCGCCCCGGCCGAGCCGCAGAGGCCGGAAGGACGCTCCGGCGGCCGCCAGGGGAGTTCGCCGGTCAATTTCACCAAGATGCGGGTGGAGTTCGTGCGTGCGCCCTCGCGCATCACCATCAGCGAGGGGGTGATCTGGGGGCCGCAGATCGGCGCCACCGTGGAGGGGCAGATCGATTACGGCCGCAACGAGATCGGCCTGCGGGGCACCTTCGTGCCGGCCTATGGGCTGAACAACCTGTTCGCCCGCATCCCGATCGTCGGCCTGTTCATGGGCGGTCCCAATGAGGGGCTGCTCGGCGTGACCTATGAGGTGGTGGGCTCGCCGTCGGCGCCGACGCTGCGCATCAATCCGATTTCCGCCGTCGCGCCGGGCTTCCTGCGCAAGCTGTTCGAGTTCCGCGGCGCGCCCGACAAGCCGCCGGCCGACCTCGTGACGCGGTAG
- the gatC gene encoding Asp-tRNA(Asn)/Glu-tRNA(Gln) amidotransferase subunit GatC, whose protein sequence is MSVDQATVRRVAHLARIAVTDAEVPHLQEELNAILAFVEQLAEVDVSGVEPMTSVTPMAMKMREDRVTDGFIADKVLANAPSSDDGYYLVPKVVE, encoded by the coding sequence ATGTCCGTCGATCAGGCCACGGTGCGCCGGGTGGCGCATCTGGCGCGCATTGCCGTCACTGACGCCGAGGTGCCGCACCTCCAGGAGGAGCTCAACGCCATCCTGGCCTTTGTCGAGCAGCTCGCCGAGGTCGATGTCTCCGGTGTCGAGCCGATGACTTCGGTGACCCCGATGGCGATGAAGATGCGCGAGGACAGGGTGACCGACGGCTTCATCGCCGACAAGGTGCTGGCCAATGCGCCGTCCAGCGACGACGGCTATTACCTCGTCCCCAAGGTGGTGGAGTGA
- the gatA gene encoding Asp-tRNA(Asn)/Glu-tRNA(Gln) amidotransferase subunit GatA has product MSDLTRLTLAEARDALARKELSARELTDAHLDAIAGARALNAYVLETPEKALAMAEASDARRARGEAGPLEGIPLGVKDLFCTEGVRTTACSKILGAFVPPYESTVTSQLWRDGAVMLGKLNNDEFAMGSSNETSAFGPVVSPWRRQGSDTRLVPGGSSGGSAAAVAANLCLGATGTDTGGSIRQPAAFTGTVGIKPTYGRCSRWGIVAFASSLDQAGPFAKTVRDAAILLRSMAGHDPKDTTSVDRPVPDYEAAIGRPVKGLTIGIPKEYRVDGMAAEIDALWQQGIAWLKEAGASIVEISLPHTKYALPAYYIVAPAEASSNLARYDGVRYGLRVPGESIGDMYEKTRAAGFGREVRRRIMIGTYVLSAGYYDAYYLRAQKVRTLIKRDFETAFDAGVDAVLTPATPSAAFGIGEKGAADPVEMYLNDVFTVTVNMAGLPGIAVPAGLDGQGLPLGLQLIGRPFDEETLFALGEVIEQAAGRFVAPEAWWA; this is encoded by the coding sequence ATGTCCGATCTCACCCGCCTGACGCTTGCCGAGGCGCGCGACGCGCTGGCCCGCAAGGAACTCTCCGCCCGTGAACTGACGGACGCGCACCTCGACGCCATCGCCGGGGCCCGCGCGCTCAATGCCTATGTGCTGGAGACGCCGGAGAAGGCGCTGGCCATGGCCGAGGCGTCCGACGCCCGCCGCGCCCGCGGCGAGGCTGGGCCGCTCGAGGGCATCCCGCTCGGCGTTAAAGACCTGTTCTGCACCGAGGGCGTGCGCACCACGGCGTGCTCGAAGATCCTCGGCGCGTTCGTGCCGCCCTACGAATCGACCGTCACCAGCCAGCTCTGGCGCGACGGCGCGGTGATGCTCGGCAAGCTCAACAATGACGAGTTCGCCATGGGCTCGTCCAACGAGACCAGCGCCTTCGGCCCGGTGGTCTCGCCGTGGCGGCGGCAGGGATCGGATACCAGGCTGGTGCCGGGCGGTTCGTCGGGCGGCTCGGCCGCGGCGGTGGCAGCCAACCTGTGCCTGGGCGCCACCGGCACCGACACCGGCGGCTCGATCCGTCAGCCGGCGGCGTTCACCGGTACCGTCGGCATCAAGCCGACCTATGGCCGCTGCTCGCGCTGGGGCATCGTGGCATTCGCCTCGTCGCTCGATCAGGCCGGCCCGTTCGCCAAGACGGTGCGCGACGCGGCGATCCTGCTGCGCTCGATGGCCGGCCATGACCCGAAGGACACCACTTCCGTCGACCGGCCCGTGCCCGATTACGAGGCGGCGATCGGCCGGCCGGTGAAGGGGCTGACCATCGGCATCCCCAAGGAATACCGGGTCGACGGCATGGCGGCCGAGATCGACGCGCTGTGGCAGCAGGGCATCGCCTGGCTAAAGGAGGCCGGCGCCAGCATCGTCGAGATCTCGCTGCCGCACACCAAATACGCGCTGCCGGCCTATTACATCGTCGCGCCGGCCGAGGCGTCCTCCAACCTCGCCCGCTATGACGGGGTGCGCTACGGCTTGCGCGTGCCGGGCGAGAGCATCGGCGACATGTACGAGAAGACCCGTGCCGCCGGCTTCGGCCGCGAGGTGCGGCGCCGCATCATGATCGGCACCTATGTGCTGTCGGCAGGCTATTACGACGCCTATTACCTGCGCGCCCAGAAGGTGCGCACGCTGATCAAGCGCGACTTCGAGACCGCGTTCGACGCCGGGGTCGACGCGGTGCTGACGCCGGCCACGCCGTCCGCTGCGTTCGGCATCGGCGAGAAGGGCGCGGCCGATCCGGTCGAGATGTACCTCAACGACGTGTTCACGGTGACGGTGAACATGGCCGGGCTGCCGGGCATCGCGGTGCCGGCCGGCCTCGACGGCCAGGGCCTGCCGCTGGGCCTGCAGCTGATCGGCCGGCCGTTCGACGAGGAAACGCTGTTCGCGCTCGGCGAGGTGATCGAGCAGGCCGCGGGGCGGTTCGTGGCGCCGGAGGCGTGGTGGGCGTGA
- a CDS encoding Uma2 family endonuclease, producing the protein MNIRTLPPLTPDEFLHHPALQNQRCELSEGRIVMMTGASKAHREIAGNLFVLLHAALDRRRYHVAMAELAIRAGRSVRYPDVAVDVQSSDPKGLTAVSPLLIAEVGSPSTIATDFGAKVREYTSLPSLHAYVVLSQDEPRAWLWSRMAEGGFPEEPEMLVGRDAVIPLPSLGLTVPLGEIYSTDADGS; encoded by the coding sequence ATGAACATCCGGACCCTGCCCCCGCTGACGCCGGACGAGTTCCTCCACCACCCGGCTTTGCAGAACCAGCGCTGCGAGCTGAGCGAGGGCCGCATCGTGATGATGACCGGGGCCTCCAAGGCCCACCGCGAGATCGCCGGCAACCTGTTTGTCTTGCTGCACGCCGCGCTCGACAGGCGCCGCTATCACGTCGCGATGGCCGAGCTTGCGATCCGGGCCGGCCGGTCGGTGCGCTATCCCGACGTGGCGGTCGACGTGCAAAGCTCGGATCCCAAGGGCCTCACCGCCGTATCGCCGCTGCTGATCGCCGAAGTGGGCTCGCCCTCCACGATTGCCACCGACTTCGGGGCCAAGGTGCGCGAATACACCTCGCTGCCGAGCCTTCACGCCTATGTCGTGCTGTCGCAGGACGAGCCGCGGGCGTGGCTGTGGTCGCGCATGGCCGAGGGTGGTTTTCCCGAAGAGCCGGAGATGCTGGTCGGCCGCGACGCCGTGATCCCCCTACCCAGCCTGGGGCTGACGGTTCCGCTCGGCGAAATCTATTCGACAGATGCCGATGGCTCGTAG
- a CDS encoding PepSY-associated TM helix domain-containing protein → MNKNLLHLLHRWTTLVFALPLFVVLVTGLILSFEPAASRSAIQPGSLALADVEQIVAKHDPQGQARGLMISPLDGTLTLMSGTPGGHGAPGAGTVIDLATSERLDPASPGWSSLFMTARRLHEHFVFDLGWVVTASTIAMLVLIAIGVLMGLPRLRNSLSGWHKGIAWFLLPLVILSPLTGLLMAFGITLSGPPPAKGAGTPSLIEAVRMIADDHDLAGVTWIRTRGGQLMARIIEGGGPVVYTVTRENVTPLPANWPRLIHEGTFGGSIGSIINVITSFALIGLL, encoded by the coding sequence GTGAACAAGAACCTGCTGCATCTTCTCCACCGTTGGACGACGCTCGTCTTCGCACTGCCGCTGTTTGTCGTCCTGGTGACCGGACTGATCCTGTCGTTCGAGCCGGCCGCCAGCCGCTCGGCCATCCAACCGGGGTCGCTGGCCCTGGCCGATGTCGAGCAGATCGTCGCGAAGCACGACCCCCAGGGCCAGGCGCGCGGACTGATGATCAGCCCGCTCGACGGCACCTTGACGCTGATGTCCGGCACTCCTGGCGGCCATGGCGCGCCCGGCGCCGGGACCGTGATCGACCTCGCGACCAGCGAGCGGCTGGACCCTGCTTCCCCAGGGTGGTCGAGCCTGTTCATGACGGCGCGGCGCCTGCACGAGCATTTCGTGTTCGACCTGGGCTGGGTGGTGACGGCCTCGACCATCGCCATGCTGGTGCTGATCGCCATCGGCGTCCTGATGGGCCTGCCCAGGCTGCGCAACAGCCTGTCCGGCTGGCACAAGGGCATCGCCTGGTTCCTGCTGCCGCTGGTGATCCTGAGCCCGCTGACCGGCCTGCTGATGGCGTTCGGCATCACCTTGTCCGGCCCGCCGCCGGCAAAGGGCGCCGGCACGCCGAGCCTGATCGAGGCGGTGCGGATGATCGCGGACGATCACGACCTCGCGGGCGTCACCTGGATCCGCACGCGCGGCGGCCAGCTCATGGCCCGCATCATCGAGGGCGGCGGCCCGGTGGTCTACACCGTGACGCGGGAGAACGTGACGCCCCTGCCCGCGAACTGGCCGCGACTGATCCACGAGGGCACGTTCGGCGGCTCAATCGGCAGCATCATCAATGTGATCACCTCGTTCGCCCTGATCGGCCTGCTCTGA
- a CDS encoding flagellar hook-length control protein FliK has protein sequence MAEQVTPVGAITALPNTRGQIPALTAGLVADARVLALMDSGMVRLAIAGRVIEVATSAQLTPGQTVRMLVEEEGGALKLSVVERAVPQSLPPGETARSAWPATDTVPVPVLSRALSGLMARQAGLAPLFADLARIVEEPPSGGRAPALPAGVIAAAAAVLEFRVQAADAGDPAQILASFLRSGVFHEAAQRPGPANQPETTLRSLMALLTQAADGTAPTPPPGEPAPPADLKSALINLRSALLAALGEDAPRLSASVPATGEAVRPPRQGTIPHGQPAAAPLIAADAPPRDALRTLLAETEGALARLSLTQLASTDAEPILPGRGEAPTQPGWTFEVPLAAEGRTSIAQIEIRPDDGHTPAGAEPGRGWSIRFSIDVEPVGPVHALLTLKGANLAVSLWAERPATAELLQAGEGGFAAALAEQELTLDRLLVRNGRPDAPPPPTRHLVDRVT, from the coding sequence GTGGCGGAGCAGGTGACGCCGGTCGGCGCCATCACGGCGCTGCCCAATACCCGCGGGCAGATTCCGGCCCTGACCGCCGGGCTGGTGGCGGATGCACGTGTCCTGGCGCTCATGGACAGCGGCATGGTGCGTCTGGCCATTGCCGGCCGGGTGATCGAGGTCGCCACTTCCGCCCAGCTCACACCCGGCCAGACCGTTCGCATGCTGGTCGAGGAGGAGGGCGGCGCGCTCAAACTGTCGGTGGTCGAGCGCGCTGTCCCGCAGAGCCTGCCGCCGGGCGAGACCGCCCGTTCGGCGTGGCCAGCGACGGATACTGTTCCGGTTCCGGTGCTCAGCCGCGCGCTGTCCGGCCTGATGGCGCGGCAGGCCGGTCTGGCGCCGCTGTTTGCCGATCTGGCGCGGATCGTCGAGGAGCCCCCTTCGGGCGGACGGGCGCCCGCTTTGCCGGCGGGCGTGATCGCCGCCGCCGCCGCTGTGCTCGAATTCCGGGTTCAGGCCGCCGATGCCGGCGACCCGGCACAGATCCTGGCTTCGTTTCTCCGGTCCGGCGTGTTCCATGAGGCTGCCCAGCGGCCGGGGCCGGCGAACCAGCCGGAGACGACGTTGCGGTCGCTGATGGCGCTGCTGACTCAGGCGGCGGACGGGACGGCTCCAACGCCGCCGCCGGGCGAACCCGCGCCGCCGGCCGATCTCAAATCGGCGCTGATCAACCTTCGTTCGGCGCTGCTGGCGGCGCTCGGCGAGGACGCGCCGCGCCTGTCGGCCTCCGTGCCGGCGACCGGCGAGGCGGTGCGGCCGCCGCGCCAGGGCACCATCCCGCACGGCCAGCCGGCCGCGGCGCCGCTCATCGCCGCGGACGCGCCGCCGCGCGACGCGCTGCGGACACTGCTGGCCGAGACCGAAGGGGCGCTGGCCCGGCTGTCGCTCACGCAACTTGCTTCCACCGATGCAGAGCCGATCCTGCCCGGCCGCGGCGAGGCTCCCACCCAGCCCGGCTGGACGTTCGAGGTGCCGCTGGCGGCCGAGGGCCGCACCAGCATCGCCCAGATCGAGATCCGCCCGGATGACGGTCACACGCCCGCCGGAGCCGAACCGGGCCGGGGCTGGAGCATCCGCTTCTCGATCGACGTCGAGCCGGTCGGCCCGGTGCATGCGCTGCTGACGCTGAAGGGCGCGAACCTCGCCGTCTCGCTGTGGGCGGAGCGACCGGCGACGGCGGAACTTCTTCAGGCCGGGGAGGGCGGGTTCGCCGCCGCTCTGGCCGAGCAGGAGCTGACGCTCGATCGCCTGCTGGTCCGCAACGGCCGGCCGGATGCGCCGCCGCCCCCCACCCGCCATCTGGTCGACCGCGTGACATGA
- a CDS encoding EscU/YscU/HrcU family type III secretion system export apparatus switch protein, translating to MSDTEKIPVAVALEYETGSIPRVTAKGRGAVAEAIIAKAEESGVHLEENAALAQALSRVELDAEIPEELYRAVATVIAFVLRAGKLTRRE from the coding sequence ATGAGCGACACCGAGAAGATCCCGGTTGCCGTGGCGCTGGAATACGAAACCGGCAGCATCCCGCGCGTCACCGCCAAGGGGCGCGGCGCGGTGGCCGAGGCGATCATCGCCAAGGCCGAAGAGAGCGGCGTGCACCTGGAGGAGAACGCGGCACTGGCGCAGGCGCTGTCGCGCGTCGAGCTCGATGCCGAAATCCCCGAGGAACTCTACCGCGCCGTCGCCACGGTGATCGCCTTCGTGCTGCGCGCCGGCAAGCTCACGCGGCGCGAATAG
- the htpG gene encoding molecular chaperone HtpG — protein sequence MTDPVTTTETPSETSKPEAAPGESRAFAANVARLLHMMVHSVYSDRDVFLRELISNAADACERLRYEAIANPGLLGDDPKPRITLAIDADAHRLTLEDNGIGMSRAELIQALGTIAHSGTKAFLERLDAAQGDTTNLIGQFGVGFYSAFMVADKVDVISRRAGSDEAWQWSSDGKGTFTVTPVELAEAPARGTRVVLHLMEDAKPYTERFRLQRIIKDQSGHVPVPITLIDKPGGEASEVTDGAALWTKPKSEITADEYTDFYRSAAGQFDTPALTIHVHAEGRQEYSLLAFVPSVKPFDLSDPERKGRLKLYVKRVFITDDAEILPRYLRFVRGLVDSADLPLNVSREMIQESPVLAAIRKSVTGRVLSVLEKLAGRDGTAYADVWANFGAVLKEGLCEDFERRETLLGLARFKTTASGDDWRSLKDYAGALRENQTAIYYIAGDDAARLAASPHLEGFRARGIEVLLLDDPVDSFWVTLGPDFEGKPFRSVTQGAADLAAIPLLDASTPAAPEVPPAVADFLAFIKTSLGDDVADVRASDRLTDSAVCIVASEAGPDRQLEKILASAGRLGTAAKPILEVNPRHERIVRLAGLGEQEQSLREDVAHLLLDEARILDGDRPRDPRTYVERLGRLIGRGLPAAG from the coding sequence ATGACCGATCCTGTCACGACCACTGAGACCCCCTCTGAAACGTCCAAGCCCGAAGCGGCTCCCGGCGAGAGCCGCGCCTTCGCCGCCAACGTCGCGCGCCTGCTGCACATGATGGTGCATTCGGTCTATTCGGACCGCGACGTGTTTCTGCGCGAGCTGATCTCGAATGCAGCCGACGCCTGCGAGCGGCTGCGCTACGAGGCGATCGCCAATCCCGGCCTGCTCGGCGACGATCCCAAGCCGCGCATCACGCTCGCCATCGATGCCGATGCGCACCGCCTCACGCTCGAGGACAACGGCATCGGCATGAGCAGGGCCGAGCTGATCCAGGCGCTCGGCACCATCGCCCATTCCGGCACCAAGGCGTTCCTGGAGCGGCTCGACGCCGCCCAGGGCGATACCACCAATCTGATCGGCCAGTTCGGCGTCGGCTTCTATTCGGCCTTCATGGTGGCGGACAAGGTGGACGTCATCTCGCGCCGCGCCGGCAGCGACGAGGCGTGGCAGTGGTCCTCCGACGGCAAGGGCACCTTCACGGTGACTCCGGTCGAGCTTGCGGAGGCCCCTGCCCGCGGCACCCGCGTGGTGCTGCATCTGATGGAGGACGCCAAGCCCTACACCGAGCGCTTCAGGCTCCAGCGCATCATCAAGGACCAGTCCGGCCACGTGCCGGTGCCGATCACGCTGATCGACAAGCCCGGCGGCGAGGCGTCTGAGGTGACTGACGGCGCGGCGCTGTGGACCAAGCCGAAGTCCGAGATCACCGCCGACGAATACACCGACTTCTACCGCAGCGCCGCCGGCCAGTTCGATACGCCCGCGCTCACCATCCATGTCCATGCCGAGGGCCGGCAGGAATATTCGCTGCTCGCCTTCGTGCCCTCGGTGAAGCCGTTCGACCTCTCCGACCCCGAGCGCAAGGGCCGGCTCAAGCTCTATGTGAAGCGTGTCTTCATCACTGACGATGCCGAGATCCTGCCGCGCTATCTGCGCTTCGTCCGCGGCCTCGTCGATTCCGCCGACCTGCCGCTCAACGTCTCGCGCGAGATGATCCAGGAGAGCCCGGTGCTCGCGGCGATCCGCAAGAGCGTCACCGGGCGGGTGCTGAGCGTGCTGGAGAAGCTCGCCGGCCGCGACGGGACGGCCTATGCGGACGTGTGGGCCAATTTCGGCGCGGTGCTGAAGGAAGGGCTGTGCGAGGATTTCGAGCGCCGCGAAACGCTGCTCGGCCTCGCCCGCTTCAAGACCACCGCCTCGGGCGACGACTGGCGCAGCCTCAAGGACTATGCCGGCGCGCTGCGCGAGAACCAGACGGCGATCTATTACATCGCCGGTGACGACGCCGCGCGCCTCGCCGCCTCGCCGCACCTCGAAGGCTTCCGCGCCCGCGGCATCGAGGTGCTGCTGCTCGACGATCCCGTCGACTCGTTCTGGGTGACGCTCGGCCCGGATTTCGAGGGCAAGCCGTTCCGGTCGGTGACGCAGGGCGCGGCCGACCTCGCGGCGATCCCGCTGCTCGATGCCTCAACCCCGGCGGCGCCCGAGGTTCCGCCCGCGGTGGCCGACTTCCTCGCCTTCATCAAGACCTCGCTTGGCGACGATGTCGCGGACGTGCGCGCCTCCGACCGCCTCACCGACTCGGCGGTGTGCATCGTCGCCTCCGAGGCCGGGCCCGACCGCCAGCTTGAGAAGATCCTGGCCAGCGCCGGCCGGCTCGGCACCGCCGCCAAGCCGATCCTGGAGGTCAATCCGCGCCACGAGCGGATCGTGCGCCTCGCCGGCCTCGGCGAACAGGAGCAGTCGCTGCGCGAGGATGTCGCGCATCTGCTGCTGGACGAGGCCCGCATTCTCGACGGCGACCGGCCGCGCGATCCCAGGACCTATGTCGAGCGGCTGGGACGGCTCATCGGCCGCGGGCTTCCCGCCGCAGGCTGA